In a single window of the Hydrogenobaculum sp. 3684 genome:
- a CDS encoding type II secretory pathway, component PulD produces MKKFLVFLIMVLYAYIAYPYHLIGNYQAPPKSQNNPSLPGFVVNPQDAFLLKPVTLNVKDTPIPQVLSYLSGITQVPIELKDNVQDRVSFYGQGTLKSILDTFCAYNNLYYKVKNGKIIVRRYISAVFQLNVPMTTTKAYNYNMTFGQSVTNSSSGGSVLGGTAINPIQNTGTNSSSSTFNFNENLAQNIVNLITPLLQDKRSKISYDPNTGLLTFFGSINDYKTVKSIVNKLNKELSEPIKIRINIIAINLLNEYSTGINISALFQHLKNLNLSLTAPITLTNSSNSLFKASLSGSNYSALLNALEQYGKTKSIDSETYTVLPNQPIVYAPTNTQSYISSYNIYIPPTVAGVVSTPAYIPIVSYLNTGTSITILPRLANNKKLMVDVYYSQNTAQNLNTQNITISQGVTVPIQFPEVSSQNSVLTSVLKPGQTIALISSVYDLKKNNEAGIPFLIRIPIIKYLFGNTDKYSNKVQFIITITYEGLGER; encoded by the coding sequence ATGAAGAAGTTTTTAGTTTTTTTAATCATGGTACTATATGCATATATAGCTTATCCTTATCATCTTATAGGAAATTATCAAGCTCCTCCTAAAAGCCAAAATAACCCTTCTTTACCTGGCTTTGTTGTAAATCCTCAAGATGCTTTTTTACTCAAGCCTGTTACCTTAAATGTAAAAGATACTCCAATACCACAAGTATTATCTTATCTTTCAGGCATAACACAAGTACCCATAGAACTAAAAGATAACGTACAAGATAGGGTTAGTTTTTATGGACAAGGCACTTTGAAAAGTATTTTGGATACGTTTTGTGCTTATAACAATTTATATTACAAGGTTAAAAACGGGAAAATAATAGTAAGAAGGTACATAAGCGCTGTATTTCAGCTGAATGTGCCAATGACTACCACAAAAGCATACAATTACAATATGACATTTGGTCAAAGCGTTACCAATAGCTCCTCTGGCGGTAGTGTACTAGGTGGTACTGCCATAAATCCTATACAAAACACAGGTACAAACAGCTCTAGTTCAACTTTTAATTTCAACGAAAATTTAGCTCAAAACATTGTGAATCTTATAACACCACTTCTACAAGACAAACGCTCCAAGATATCTTACGATCCAAACACAGGCCTTCTTACGTTCTTTGGTTCTATAAACGATTATAAAACTGTAAAATCTATAGTAAATAAGTTAAACAAAGAACTATCAGAACCTATAAAAATAAGAATAAATATAATAGCTATAAACCTTTTAAACGAATACTCTACTGGTATTAATATTTCAGCTCTATTTCAGCATTTAAAAAACTTAAATCTGTCTTTAACCGCTCCTATAACACTTACAAATTCATCAAACTCTTTGTTTAAAGCTAGTCTAAGCGGGAGTAATTATAGCGCTCTTTTAAACGCTTTAGAACAATATGGTAAAACAAAAAGCATAGATAGTGAAACCTACACCGTGTTACCAAATCAACCTATTGTTTATGCTCCTACCAATACTCAATCTTATATAAGTTCATACAATATATATATTCCTCCAACTGTAGCCGGGGTAGTATCTACTCCAGCTTATATACCAATAGTTTCTTATCTAAATACAGGTACAAGCATTACTATACTACCAAGGCTTGCAAACAACAAAAAACTTATGGTAGATGTCTACTATTCTCAAAATACAGCTCAGAATCTAAACACTCAAAATATAACAATAAGTCAAGGAGTAACTGTTCCTATACAATTTCCTGAGGTTTCGTCTCAAAACTCTGTTTTAACATCTGTTTTAAAACCAGGGCAAACCATAGCCCTTATAAGCTCTGTATATGACCTTAAGAAAAACAATGAAGCTGGTATACCGTTTTTAATAAGAATACCTATTATAAAATACCTTTTTGGCAACACCGATAAATACTCAAATAAGGTGCAGTTTATTATAACAATAACCTACGAGGGTTTGGGTGAAAGATGA